In a single window of the Olivibacter sp. SDN3 genome:
- a CDS encoding hybrid sensor histidine kinase/response regulator: MNNEDRIKILYIDDERQNLVGFNAHFRYDYVVFLASNITEALKFLNDHPDIRIVFSDQRMPDKLGTDFFKEIRVSYPMPVRILLTAFTDDLKTLVDAINKGNVYRFVQKPWNYETINRVIQEANRHYLTNSLLKLKNKELESAYRELDKFAHHVSHDLRGPLTGILSAAKLALEVDDQNEVKEILSIISNSVEHLDKYILQIQDYYSIKTGEFNVSKISLKDVAQDMHAIYHTHANVKGIDFRITINESIPFFSDEVALRLVLNNLLSNAFKYQRPEEADKFVSLDMSVSNAHATFKVKDNGLGIKEEYLDKIFNLFFRASSLTTEVGSGIGLYNVQNVLEKLGGTITVNSVEREGTEFLVKIPSN; the protein is encoded by the coding sequence ATGAATAATGAAGATCGGATAAAAATATTGTATATAGATGACGAAAGGCAGAACCTAGTAGGTTTTAATGCTCATTTTAGGTACGACTACGTTGTTTTTTTGGCTAGTAATATTACTGAAGCGCTTAAGTTTTTAAACGATCATCCGGATATACGGATTGTTTTTTCAGATCAGCGGATGCCCGATAAATTAGGAACCGACTTTTTTAAGGAAATTCGTGTAAGTTATCCGATGCCTGTGCGAATTCTTCTTACGGCATTTACAGATGACCTTAAAACATTGGTTGACGCGATTAATAAAGGGAATGTATATCGATTTGTTCAGAAGCCTTGGAATTATGAGACAATTAATAGGGTAATACAAGAAGCAAATAGGCACTACTTGACCAACTCGTTGTTGAAGCTGAAAAATAAGGAACTGGAAAGTGCTTATCGGGAGCTCGATAAATTTGCTCATCATGTAAGTCATGACTTACGAGGACCCCTGACGGGGATCCTATCGGCGGCCAAACTTGCACTTGAAGTGGATGATCAAAATGAAGTAAAGGAAATTTTAAGTATTATATCCAATTCTGTAGAACACTTAGATAAGTACATTCTTCAAATACAAGATTATTATAGTATCAAAACCGGCGAATTTAATGTTTCAAAGATAAGCTTAAAGGATGTTGCTCAAGATATGCACGCTATTTACCATACCCACGCGAACGTAAAGGGAATAGATTTCCGCATAACCATTAATGAATCTATACCGTTTTTCTCTGATGAAGTGGCCTTAAGACTGGTACTTAATAACTTGTTGTCGAACGCCTTTAAATATCAGCGTCCGGAGGAAGCTGATAAATTTGTTAGTCTTGACATGAGTGTTTCTAATGCGCATGCAACTTTTAAAGTAAAAGACAATGGGCTTGGGATAAAAGAGGAGTATTTAGACAAAATTTTCAATCTATTCTTTCGAGCTTCATCGTTAACAACGGAGGTTGGCAGCGGGATAGGTTTATATAATGTACAAAATGTGTTGGAAAAATTAGGAGGAACTATCACCGTAAATTCAGTGGAACGCGAAGGAACGGAATTTCTTGTGAAGATTCCCAGCAATTGA
- a CDS encoding ThiF family adenylyltransferase: MHPEQVNRFDQNNYQVKIFYRRNSAEKKAMDKFLADVQDIQIVDTIYQQLIELVKISYPSYDWNKQKFEEAINELLGNQSCDDYGTWVYYPWLGKIVHLLDEDDFIKVRTSRNIYKITPEEIAVLRNKRIGIIGLSVGQSIAQTMAMERICGELRLADFDNVELSNMNRVRCAVHELGINKTVLAARQIAEQDPYLKVVCYQEGVNIETIDEFLTGNGKLDLLVEECDGIDIKIIARIKARALKIPVIMDTNDMGMLDVERYDHEPDRPIFHGRLPQLDDGDVNELALKLKHLRAEEKVPYLVDIIGMENVSAAMKVSLAEMNKTIVGWPQLASSVVLGGAMVTDVGRRILLGKHTSSGRYFIDFDELIQG; the protein is encoded by the coding sequence ATGCATCCCGAACAGGTAAATCGCTTTGATCAAAACAATTATCAAGTAAAGATATTTTATCGAAGGAATTCGGCAGAAAAAAAGGCCATGGATAAATTTTTGGCTGATGTTCAGGATATTCAAATTGTTGATACTATTTATCAGCAGTTGATAGAGCTGGTTAAGATTAGTTATCCTTCGTACGATTGGAATAAACAAAAATTTGAAGAAGCGATCAATGAGTTGCTCGGCAATCAGTCCTGTGATGACTATGGAACGTGGGTTTATTACCCTTGGCTTGGAAAAATAGTACATCTGCTGGATGAAGATGATTTTATTAAAGTGAGAACCAGCAGAAATATTTACAAAATTACGCCCGAAGAAATAGCTGTTTTACGAAACAAAAGGATAGGAATTATAGGGCTGTCTGTTGGACAAAGTATTGCCCAAACCATGGCCATGGAACGGATATGCGGTGAACTTAGGCTGGCAGATTTTGACAACGTGGAACTAAGCAATATGAATAGGGTGAGGTGTGCTGTACATGAGCTCGGTATCAATAAAACGGTTCTTGCTGCTAGACAAATAGCGGAGCAAGATCCGTATCTAAAAGTGGTGTGTTACCAAGAAGGGGTGAATATCGAGACAATCGACGAATTTTTAACAGGGAATGGTAAGCTGGATTTGCTAGTAGAAGAATGCGATGGTATAGATATAAAAATAATAGCCAGAATCAAAGCCCGAGCGCTTAAAATACCTGTTATCATGGATACAAACGATATGGGGATGTTAGATGTTGAGCGATATGATCATGAACCGGATAGACCTATTTTCCATGGAAGGTTACCACAGTTAGATGATGGAGACGTGAACGAACTAGCCCTTAAACTTAAGCATTTGCGCGCTGAAGAGAAGGTGCCGTATTTGGTGGATATTATAGGCATGGAAAATGTATCGGCTGCAATGAAAGTTTCGCTTGCGGAGATGAATAAAACAATTGTTGGCTGGCCTCAACTTGCTTCATCGGTAGTTTTGGGCGGGGCAATGGTTACTGATGTAGGGAGACGTATTCTATTGGGTAAGCACACGAGTTCCGGAAGGTATTTTATAGATTTTGATGAATTAATCCAAGGTTAA
- a CDS encoding 7TM diverse intracellular signaling domain-containing protein yields MIYLFLILMKAVSIQLSRFNKLMLSLVGERIGFLMLNLMLLGSYGLYAQECPSAISLQSASSPLMIDTGISYYIDETKDADFESIRVEHFQRKVNKGVLNFGFTQSKVWLKFCLSNKSLRTDFFLLLQQPSLDSVILYAVDETGEVLIDSLGKYKTFYERFVRAPDYIFPLTLDSGTEREIYIKISSNDQLQIPLFVGSEEAILQKLSNKNLIFGLYAGAVLIMMLYNFFVSVSTRDNSYVFYILYIFSVGLTQALFQGYAFMYFWPNSAFMAGFSSIFVPFFSGLMTIAFIKSFLHTKFYAPKWDLGVNVIVILYFAALLIGIFDIYYGAIVLQVIASLGSIYILFLANYIRKLGYRPAIFFLVAFTVFFVSVILFVLRNFNVIPYNTFTSYILEIGSILEISLLSFALADRINFYRKEKEASQAHALKVSKENERIISEQNVLLETEVAKRTADLEKTNEHLNNAMQNLKQAQAHLVESEKLASLGMLTAGIAHEINNPINFVTSNVGPLKRDVAFLLETIEFFEKTALSSSDIQDKMEKISQYKEELEFDYLKEEIQSLLSGIQEGAVRTAEIVRSLRVFSRVDEDDLKLANLNDCIESTLVVLNSMIKDKIIVEKNYGELPYVECFPGKLNQVFLNLITNSVHAIEQKFSASYGGKLLLHTRADETYTYITIKDNGGGISDDVRDKIFEPFFTTKEIGEGTGLGLAIVLQIISKHHGKITVNSEEGEGCEFLIKIPIAHPNSSHVDDY; encoded by the coding sequence ATGATTTACTTATTCCTGATTTTGATGAAAGCAGTCAGCATACAATTGTCGCGCTTTAACAAGTTAATGTTGAGCCTGGTAGGCGAAAGGATAGGGTTCTTGATGTTGAATCTAATGTTGCTGGGATCATATGGTTTATATGCACAGGAATGCCCTTCGGCAATATCATTGCAAAGCGCATCTTCCCCGCTGATGATTGATACTGGGATTTCTTATTATATCGATGAAACCAAGGATGCCGACTTTGAATCGATACGGGTGGAACATTTTCAAAGAAAGGTAAATAAGGGGGTGCTCAATTTTGGCTTTACACAATCGAAAGTTTGGTTAAAGTTCTGCCTGTCTAACAAGTCCTTAAGAACAGATTTTTTTCTTTTACTGCAACAGCCGTCCTTAGATAGTGTGATATTATATGCCGTTGATGAAACGGGTGAGGTGTTGATAGATAGTTTGGGTAAGTATAAAACCTTTTATGAACGGTTTGTTCGAGCCCCCGATTATATTTTTCCACTGACCTTAGATTCGGGCACGGAAAGAGAAATTTATATTAAAATATCGTCAAACGATCAATTGCAAATACCTTTATTCGTAGGTAGTGAGGAAGCTATATTACAAAAGCTATCTAATAAAAATCTGATATTTGGGCTTTATGCGGGGGCTGTGCTTATTATGATGCTGTATAACTTTTTTGTAAGTGTCTCTACGCGTGATAACAGTTACGTTTTTTATATCCTCTATATCTTTTCTGTTGGACTGACTCAAGCCTTGTTTCAAGGGTATGCTTTCATGTATTTTTGGCCTAATAGTGCATTTATGGCAGGTTTTAGTTCTATTTTTGTTCCGTTCTTTTCTGGTTTGATGACCATCGCCTTTATTAAATCCTTTTTACATACGAAATTCTATGCGCCAAAATGGGATCTAGGAGTAAATGTTATTGTTATCTTGTATTTTGCTGCTTTATTAATAGGAATTTTTGATATTTACTACGGAGCAATCGTTCTACAGGTTATTGCATCACTTGGATCTATTTATATCCTCTTTCTGGCAAACTACATAAGGAAATTGGGCTATCGACCGGCTATTTTCTTTTTGGTTGCCTTTACGGTATTCTTTGTCAGTGTAATTCTTTTTGTTTTAAGGAATTTTAATGTTATTCCTTACAACACATTCACATCTTATATTTTAGAAATAGGATCTATTCTGGAAATATCTTTACTTTCTTTCGCATTAGCCGATCGGATTAACTTTTATAGGAAGGAAAAGGAGGCCTCTCAGGCCCATGCTTTAAAGGTTTCAAAAGAAAATGAACGCATTATCAGTGAACAAAACGTATTGCTCGAAACGGAGGTTGCCAAGCGAACAGCAGACCTTGAAAAAACTAATGAGCATTTAAATAATGCTATGCAGAACTTAAAACAGGCCCAAGCACATTTGGTTGAATCTGAAAAATTAGCATCTTTAGGTATGCTCACAGCCGGTATTGCACATGAGATCAATAACCCCATTAATTTTGTAACCTCAAACGTTGGACCGCTTAAACGGGATGTCGCATTTCTGCTAGAAACAATTGAATTTTTCGAAAAAACAGCTTTATCCTCTTCTGACATTCAAGATAAAATGGAGAAAATCAGTCAGTATAAAGAAGAACTGGAGTTTGATTACCTTAAGGAAGAAATTCAATCATTATTAAGTGGTATTCAAGAGGGGGCAGTAAGGACAGCCGAAATTGTGCGAAGTTTACGTGTTTTTTCGAGAGTGGACGAGGATGATCTAAAGTTGGCCAATTTGAACGACTGTATTGAATCGACTTTGGTTGTGCTGAATAGCATGATAAAAGATAAAATAATTGTTGAAAAAAATTATGGAGAACTCCCTTATGTAGAATGTTTCCCTGGAAAACTAAATCAGGTGTTCTTAAACCTGATAACCAATTCAGTACACGCGATAGAACAAAAATTTAGTGCTTCTTATGGAGGAAAATTGCTGTTGCATACACGCGCGGATGAAACATATACGTATATTACTATTAAGGATAATGGAGGAGGTATTAGTGATGATGTCAGAGATAAAATTTTTGAACCGTTTTTTACTAC